The window GATGGTTATGCAACAAGATGGCCAACATGTAGCCATATATATGCAAGGCTTTGGAAATATCATATCTGTGATGGCAACTTCTGATGAAAATTTGGTAGACGAGCAAGAAGATTTTGCCCAATTTGAGAGCTTTAGACATGATGGCAAAACCATGCGCTTTGGTGATTTAACTACAGATGGAACCGTTGGTAAGGCTTTAATTATCCCTTATGAAGAGCACGATATGTATATCCTTCTTTTATCTGCACCAGGTAAAAGTAAAGAAGCTTTATTAGATATGGCCGATGAACTTGATTTTTAATATAATCTTTTAAAATATAGAATTATGAGTACTATGACTATTGTGATTATCGTTGTTGTCGTTTTATTAGGACTGATTGTCATGTCCATGTATAATGGATTAATCAGGAAGAAAAACGAAGTAGAAAATGCTTTTGGTGGTATGGATGTTCAATTGAAAAAGCGATACGATCTTATTCCGAACTTGGTGGCTACTGTCAAGCAGTTTATGAATCATGAAAAGGAACTATTAACCAAAGTGACTGAACTTCGTGCCCAAGCTATGAAGTCTGATGTGAGTACGGAGCAAAAAGTAGATTTTGACAATCAAATTACTGGAGCCATGAAGGGTATTATGGTAGCTGTTGAAAGTTATCCTGATTTGAAATCTAATGAGAATTTCCTCAATCTTCAACGTACTTTTAATGAAGTAGAATCTCAGATTTCTGCAGCACGTAGAGCTTATAATGCATCTGTAACAGATTTCAATAATGGTGTTCAAATGTTCCCAAGTAGTATCATTGCGGGAATGATGAAATTACAAACCAAAAAGGTATTCGAAATACCAGAAGTAGAACGTGAAAACGTAAATGCTAAGGATTTATTTGCTAGCTAAGAAATGAAGGGTAAAGCATGGATTTCAGAAACTGAATTCCATGCTTTGTTTCTAAATGCATATAAATATGAAATCGATAAAGTATCTCAGAGTCTTTTGCTTGAGCTTTGCCATGATAATACTATTTCTTGGTTTTGGATGTCAAAGCTCTCCTTTGGCACCTGATGACGATCTGGTTCAGCATTTGCAAACCTTGTCTGACTCGTCCAGTCTCAAGAAACAAAAATCACCAGATAAAGATCAGCTTACTACTGAAGATCTCGATGCCTTAAGAGGCCATTCTCTTGAAGGAAGCTCCTCCAATAAATCCGTTAATCTTCCTCCAATGGTAGGATATATCCTAGTTGGAGGGATTATTATTGGCTTTGCGCTGCTTTTTTATTTCGTCGTGTTCAAAAGGATAAAGGATGGGATTGGTGATTTATCTTATCAGATAAAAAATGCGAAAGACAGAATAGAGGATACCTTTGACCAAAAAGTACCCGAAGATTATCAAGGAAAAGATAAGGAACAAATCGAAAAATTGTTGGACGAGTTAAAAAAGTTTGACAAGAATAGTTAAAAAATAAGAGCCGTATTTAGACAAAAAAATAACACATTTAAAGAAAATCAATATTATGAAAACTACTGAAGAATTACAAAATCTTTACGAAACTAAGCTGAAACCTGCTTTAGAATCTATTGAAGGACAGCGGAAAAGTATTTTATATAAATATATCATCTGTATTGTTGGAGCGCTTGGTTCATTTGCTGCCGCATTCTTATTAGCCGAAACCTATATTATTGTATTTTATTTAGCTATTGCTGCCATATTGGGCTTGGGATTTTATATGTTCTTTGTTGTTGGAAAACAAAAGAAAGCATATCGTATCATTTATAAACAAGATGTTGTAAAAGCGATCGTAGAACTGATAAATCCAGATTGGCGATACGAATCGGAAGGTAGAATTAGTGAAACTGATTATAGAAAAAGTCAATTATTTAATACAACATGCGATAAATACGAAGGTGATGATTTGGTGACTGGAGTTATTGAGAAAACTGATTTTCAATTTTCAGAATTGCATACCCAATACAAGACCTATACTACCAAAGATGGAAAAACCGAAGAAGAATGGCATACTATATTCAAAGGATTATTTGCCCACGCCGATTTTAATAAAGAAATAAAAGGACGAACTTTTGTATTACCAGAACATGCCAAAAAAGATTTTACTAAATATAACCTTAGTGAAAAAGATGGCGGAGAAACAAAATTGGTGAAACTCGAAAATCCTGTGTTTGAAAAAATATTTAAAGTATTTGGTACTGACCAAATTGAATCCCGATATGTACTTACCCCAACCATGATGGAAGCCATGGTGAATATCTACAATAAGTATAAGAAAAGAGTTCATTTTTCCTTTATTGGTTCCAGAGTTTTTGTGGCCATGAGTTTTAATAAAGACTTGTTTGAGCCTCGTATTATCAAATCGGGTGTACGTTTTGAAGATATGGAACAAATGAACGAACAATTCAACCTCATTCAAACTCTTATTCATGAAATGAATCTGAATACTCGTATTTGGACCAAAGACTAAAATCATGAGTATAGAGGCATTATTGAAAAATGGTTTAAGAGAACAACTTCAGCATCTCGAAACTAATAGGAAGTCGATTTTGATTTTCTATGTCATTGCTATTCTTCTTTTCCTTAGTGCTATTATCATGGTTGTTTATTTCTTCGCAAACTACCAAGGAGCAGAAGCCAAAGAACATGGAGGAAAGCTCATCTTATCTTTTGTAGGACTAGTTTTTTTAGGGATTTATATTATTGGTTTTGGTAATAAGAAGATTCCAACTTACAAAGTAGTGTACAAAAAAGACATCGTCGAGAAAATTGCTCATTCCATTAATTCCAAATGGGTATATGATTCCCAAGCACATGTTGCAGAGGAGGTTTATATTGATAGTGGGTTATTTAATAGAAGCTACGAAGAGTTTTATGGAGATGATAAAGTTAGTGGGAAGGTTGGCAAGGTTGAGTTCGAGAGTTCCGAATTAAAGACCGGAAGCCTTTATAATTATACCGATGGTGATGGAAACTCCAAAAGCGAATGGAATGGGGTTTTTCAAGGCTATTTCTTTCACGCGGATTTCAATAAACAGCTCCAAGGAGAAACCTATGTGATAAAAGGTGATTTAGAAGCTGTGGCTGATACCTTGAGACCAACTTCCTCCAATAAAAAGGCTAGGAGGAAAGGTAGTATGGTAGCATTGGAAAACAAAGAGTTCGCTAAAACTTTTTTGGTGCATTCCACTAGCCAAATTGAAGCCCGCTATATTCTTACTC is drawn from Lentimicrobium sp. L6 and contains these coding sequences:
- a CDS encoding LemA family protein, with protein sequence MSTMTIVIIVVVVLLGLIVMSMYNGLIRKKNEVENAFGGMDVQLKKRYDLIPNLVATVKQFMNHEKELLTKVTELRAQAMKSDVSTEQKVDFDNQITGAMKGIMVAVESYPDLKSNENFLNLQRTFNEVESQISAARRAYNASVTDFNNGVQMFPSSIIAGMMKLQTKKVFEIPEVERENVNAKDLFAS
- a CDS encoding DUF3137 domain-containing protein codes for the protein MKTTEELQNLYETKLKPALESIEGQRKSILYKYIICIVGALGSFAAAFLLAETYIIVFYLAIAAILGLGFYMFFVVGKQKKAYRIIYKQDVVKAIVELINPDWRYESEGRISETDYRKSQLFNTTCDKYEGDDLVTGVIEKTDFQFSELHTQYKTYTTKDGKTEEEWHTIFKGLFAHADFNKEIKGRTFVLPEHAKKDFTKYNLSEKDGGETKLVKLENPVFEKIFKVFGTDQIESRYVLTPTMMEAMVNIYNKYKKRVHFSFIGSRVFVAMSFNKDLFEPRIIKSGVRFEDMEQMNEQFNLIQTLIHEMNLNTRIWTKD
- a CDS encoding DUF3137 domain-containing protein, which translates into the protein MSIEALLKNGLREQLQHLETNRKSILIFYVIAILLFLSAIIMVVYFFANYQGAEAKEHGGKLILSFVGLVFLGIYIIGFGNKKIPTYKVVYKKDIVEKIAHSINSKWVYDSQAHVAEEVYIDSGLFNRSYEEFYGDDKVSGKVGKVEFESSELKTGSLYNYTDGDGNSKSEWNGVFQGYFFHADFNKQLQGETYVIKGDLEAVADTLRPTSSNKKARRKGSMVALENKEFAKTFLVHSTSQIEARYILTPKLMESLLHVNEVFKLPMHLSFIGEKVYLAIMFSKELFEPSIWKSGLNMKELNKLYQLLNLNKTIIEEMDLNTRIWTKD